The Erwinia billingiae Eb661 nucleotide sequence ACCTGTACGAAACCCTGTCGGTCGGCGTGCCCTTTACCAGCCTGTCGTGGGGCCATTTCCAGACCATTAACGTGCTCGGTCAGTTCCCGGCCGCGATTATTGGCCTGACGCTGGTGCAGGCGGCGTACAGCGCCGAAATCATTCGCGGCGGTTTCCTCGGGGTGGATTTTGGTCAGCACGAAGCGGCGTCGGCGCTCGGCTTATCGGCCTTCCGCCGTACCTTCCGCATCATTTTGCCGCAGGCGTTACGCGCCATTATTCCGACCGCCTTTAATGAAATCATCAGCCTGGCGAAGGGCACCGCGATGGTGTACGTGCTGGCGATGCCGGAACTGTTCTACACCATTCAGATGATTTACAACCGCAATCAGGAAGTGATCCCGCTGTTGATGGTGGGTGCGGCCTGGTATCTGATTATCACCACCGTGCTGTCCGTGATCCAACATAACGTGGAAAGCTGGCTGGCACGCAGCGTCACCCGCGAACCTAAACCTTCACGCTGGCGTCAATGGCGTACCCGCGTCACGCCTGTTACCCCGTCAGAGGAGATCGTTCATGTCAGAAGCCATTGATTACCGCAACGTCAATGCCACCGGTGCCATCAGCATTACCGGCGTCAGCAAAAGCTTTGGCCAGCATAAGGCGTTGAACGACGTCTCGCTGGAACTGGAACCCGGTTCGGTCACGGTGATCCTCGGCCCGTCGGGCTCCGGGAAATCCACCCTGCTACGCTCGATTAACCATCTGGAGCGGGTCGACGAGGGCTTTATCCGCATTGATGGCGACTACATTGGCTATCAGCAGCGGGGAGACAAGCTGTATGAACTGAAGGAGAAGGCGATCCTGCGGCAGCGCATCAACGTCGGCTACGTGTTCCAGAACTTCAATCTGTTTCCCCATCTGAGCGTGCTGGAGAACCTGATTGAAGCGCCGATCGCCCATCGTCAGCTGTCAAAACGCGATGCGATTATTCGCGCCGGTGAGCTGCTGGATATTGTTGGCCTGCGTCACAAGGCCGATGCCTGGCCGCGCCATCTTTCCGGCGGTCAGCAGCAGCGCGTCGCCATTGCGCGGGCGCTGATGCTGAATCCGCGGGTGATGCTGTTTGACGAGCCGACCTCCGCGCTGGACCCGGAGCTGGTCAGCGAAGTGCTGGACGTGATCAAGAAGCTGGCACGGTCCGGCACCACGCTGGTGATCGTCACCCATGAGATCGGCTTCGCCCGTGAAGTGGCGGACCATGTGGTGTTTATGGACGAGGGCAAAATCATCGAGCAGGGCAGCAGCACCCAGGTGTTGAACAATGCCCGTCATGAACGAACGCGGCGTTTCCTCGCCCGTGTGCTGTAAGGAAGGGACATGATGATCAAAGCAAACCCATTATGGCAATGCAGTCTGCTTGCCGCTTCGCTGACCAGCGTGATCTGGCTCAGCAGCGTTACCGCCACGGCGGCAGAAAAACTGGACGTGTTGAAGAACGAAACGCCAATTAATGCGCCGGCGAACCCGGACGCGATCGGCAAGATCCCGGCGGGATTTCATTTTATCGAACCGGGTTACCTGACGGTGGCGACCTCAGCCACCAATTCGCCGCCGCTGGCGTTGCTGGCGTCGGACAATAAAACCCGCATTGGCAGCGACCCGGATATCGCCCGCTTATTAGCCGACAGTCTGGGCTTAAAGCTGCGACTGGTGCCGGCTTCGTGGGAGGACTGGCCGTTAGGGATAGCGGCCGGGCGTTATGATGTGGCGATGTTTAATATTGCGGTCACCGAAGAGCGCAAAAAGAAGTTCGATTTTGCCACCTATCGCTCGGATAACCATGCGTTTTCGGTGAAGGCCAACAGCCCGATCGCCGCCATTAATTCGCCGAAGGATGTCGCCGGTAAGCGGATTATCGTTGCCTCTGGCACCAATCAGGAACGCATCCTGTTGAGTTGGGACCAGCAGAACCGGGAAAAAGGGCTGGCGCCGGTTGAGCCGATTTATCTGACCGATGATGCCTCGGCGACGCTGTCGCTGCTATCCGGCCGCGCGGATGCGATGTTTGGTCCACACTCTATCGCCGCCTGGAAAGTGGCATCTCGTGGGCAAACCAAACTGGTGGGCAACGGCCCATTCCGCGCCTGGGTGGCCGTCACCACCAAAAAGGGCAACGGCCTGGCCCCGGCATTACAAACCGCGCTGGATGGCACCATTGCCGGCGGGCAGTATCAACAGGTGCTGCAACGCTGGGGCGAGCAGGATGAAGCGATTGCTCATTCCACGGTGAATCCGCAGGGGATTGTTTATTAAAAATATTGGTATTTTGCAGAAGTATAGGGTTGATTTGTTGACAATATAGGTTTTCGACCCTATATTTCGCATGGCGCTGGGATGGCGTTTTAAGGGATGTTAAGCTAACAAGGATGTTATATGGTTCAGATCTATTGGACAGGTAAAGCAGCGAAAGACCTGCGAAAACTACCAGCGAGAGACCAGGAAGCTGTGCGCAGCAAGGTTAATTCTCTGGGTGATTTCCCCATTATCGGCAATCTTGATTTCAAAAAGCTTACCGATATGAAAAACCAGTTTCGCCTCAGAGTTGGAAATTATCGTGTCCTCATAGAGTTACATGGTGGAACCCCAGTAGTGATTGAAATTCTGCACGTTCTTCGCCGAAACAACTCGACCTACTAAGCAAACTGGGCGATCCGTCTGGCTTTTCACCTTAGCTTATGATTTTTGGGCTAAGACGCCAAAACAAGCAGCATAATGATAATTTTATAACTCTCTGAATTAGGAAGGATTAATGGCATGGCGATTCAATATATCACCAACAGTAAAGGTGAAAAACTTTCGGCTATTGTGCCTATGGATTTGTTTAAAAAGTTAATTTTTAACAGCGAGTTAGATGAGCTTTATGAATACCTTGAAACCGAAAGGGGCCCCAGCGATAACGTTAAATACCCCAATGAGGTGATAAACATATTCTCATCGAAAAACTGCACCATGCAGGCTGCCTGGCGACTCTACAGAGGCATGACGCAAAAGCAAGTTGCTGAAAAATTAGGAATCACTCAAGCAACTGTTTCAGAGTTTGAAAAGTCAGAAAAACCCAGAAAAGATAATTTAGAAAGGCTTGCCCAACTCTATAAGTGTGATCCCGAACAGTTGACGTTAGAATAAATTTAACCCCGCATAAGCGGGGTTTTTTGTAGATAAATTAAGGCGATAGAAACAGGGTGGCAACCTGTTTCACTGATGATATGTCGGCGAACAGGTCGCGGCTTTTATAAGGTCAGATAAGTGAGCGCCTGGCATATCTGTCCACCGCATAACGGATGCAGATATCCTTATTTCCGTTCAATGCTGGGATCCGGTAAATCTGGTGTCACAGAACGAATAATCCTTTAGGAGATGATGATGAGCAACTGGTTAACTCGCCTGTTTGGGCAGATCGCTAACGGGCAAACCGATGAAATGGCCAATCACAATCCGATCTCAGAACGCGTGTTTGAGTCGATTATTCCTATCGCCGGGATGTATGGCCTGGATTTTGGCAATTTCGATCCAAGATGGTTTGCTAACGCCGATTCGCAGTAAACCCGTAAGTGGGTCACAGCTCAGGAAACAGATCGGGATAGTCCGTGTAGCGTAAAGATTGAACGTCGAAACCATCGCCGTGAGGTGAAGGAATGTGTTGAAAGTAGGGTCGTGTGTTGAGGTTTGCTGTAGTTTTGCACGCTATGTGTTACCGGGGCAGGCTGAATCTGCCCCGGTTTTTTCATGCCTTACTTGCCAATCTGCTTCAGGATTAATGCCAGCTCATCACGCTGTTCGCTGTTGATTTCACGCGCTGCCGAGTAGCCCGCGTTCTGCAAAATCATCTCGTTTAATCCCACCAGCCAGTCGTAAATATACCAGGCCGCGTAATTATTCGGTTTCAGATCCAGTTTGGTCAGGCGCTGGCCGGGGCCCAGGCTGGCGGTCTGCGTTTCCGGTTTGGCGAAAATCGGCTTTCCACGGTTGATCTTGCTCTGCGGACGCTCGGCTTCCGGCACATGCTGGAAACCTAACCAGGCGACAAAATCCCCCATCACGCTTAGCGCGCGGGAAACCTGACGATCGGCCATCATTTCAACCGGCGTGCCTGACGCGTCATGATCGGTCAGCTTTTTCACCAGCAGGGCTTCAATATCTAAACGGATGCTGGCGGTCACCAACTCTTCGGTCAGCATTTCCAGCGTCGGCTTGGTCACGCCCAGCAGCTCCAGCAGCGGCCCCTGATCCGGCAACTGACGCAGAATATTGATCCAGTGGCGATACACCTGCTGGGCAAATTCGGCTTCGGGCTCTTCGGCGGCGTGTTGCTCTTCCGCATTCAGCAGTCCGGCGACCGGCTCATCGCTCAGTAAATCGATGCTCATGCCGATGCCAAACGGGTCATCTTCACTTAACGCATACTCTTCCACCAGCGGACGCTCGCCGGGATTCTGACGCTGCAGGAACAGGTGACGCAGGGTTTCACGCGCAGGCAACAACCTTTCCAGCAGCTCGCCATGCACGCCGGTTCTGGCCTGCAAGGATTTCAGCAGGCTTCCGGCAATGCGCAGACGCGCCTGCGGCTCTTCCTTCTCGGAGGCCAGATACCAGCGGCCCAGCAGGTTTTCTGCCAGTTCACGACGGATTTCGGCGCTCTGTTCCTGCAATCTTTCCACTTTGGCTTCGCGACGGATCTCGGTCATCAGCCAGCCCGCCATGCGCTTAACGCCTTTTTCATCCATCGCCAGCATCGATCCCCAGACATCGCCCGGATTACCGACATAACGCTGAACGGCAGCATCAAAGTTCTGTCCACGGGTGATGCGCTGATCGAACGGCGTCAGTGCCCAAATCAGGCCGGGCTTGCGGCGGCTGCGCACCTGGGTATTTTCGCCCTGAGTCTGCTTCACCCAGTTATCCAGCACGCGGCCAACGGTGCGGGTCTCTGAACGGTGACCGACGGCGCTGCACACCATCAGCAGGTTAACATCCTGATGCTCTGCGGCACGGGTTAACAGGAAAGGGCGCTTGGCGGTCATAAAGGCCAGCGCCAGCTCATGGTGTTCATCATCGGGCAGCACCGCAGGCTGTTCGAAGCCCGGATAATCCAGCATATCAACCTGCTCAAACAGGCTCTCACGCGGGGCGCTGTACAGCGGCATCAGCACTTCACGGCCTAACAGCGCCAGCTCGGCCAGCGGCAGATTGACCGGCTGCAGATTGCGGCCGTTATGCTGAGGTACCACCTGAATCACGCGATCCGACGAGGCGTTGAAATAACGCAGGCCGTTGCTATTCAAAATACTCAGGGACGCATCGTCCAGCGCCGCCAGCGGAGCCAGCACGCGAGGCACGCAGGAGACATGATGCAGCACGTGCGCCAGCTGGCGATAAAGGGCGGTCAGCCCGCGATCTTCATTCCATAACAGCGAGAACAGGCGGGCACGATCGTCGACGCCGAGCATCGGGGCCAGTTCAATCGCCAGCGGCCAGAAGTGCGTTTCCAGCGCTTTACCGGAACACAGCTGCGAGGTGGCAAGGCGATCCCACAAGGCCACCACGTCCTGGCGGTTCATGCCATCGATGGCCTCTGGCTGACGGTACATCGACACCGTTTTCAACCGTTCAGAAATCTGCTGCTCGTCGAGCACCGCCGGTTGATCGCCGCAGCGGCGTGACCAGACGTCGGCCAGAATAGCGACCAGCTCTGCTTCACTCAACAGCGCCAGCTGCACCGGCCACTCGTTATCAACGCGAACCTGCTGACCGCTGTAGCGAACCACCATGGTGCCGGTCAGCTGTTGCGGATTCAGCACGCTGTAGTCGATCACTGAACTGCCCAGCGCAATCTCGGTTTTGCCTTTTTCACTGGCCGCCAGGGAGGTGATCAGATAGGACTTTCCCGCCTGCGACAGGCCAAAGAAGCCAATCGCGCACTCTTTACCGGCGGCTTCCAGCAGGTTAGTGGCTTTATTCAGCTGACGCTGCAGCCGCACGCTCAGGCGATCGGCTTCCATATTCAGGCGCGGCGAGGTTTCGCGGGCGCTTTCCAGCCAGCTGACCGAGCGCTCAATGCCCTTGGCCAGCGTTTCCAGTTTTTTGCCGAAGGTGCCGGACAGCTGTTTTGGCGTCAAAGGTTTCATTTCTTGTATACGCTCCCGCTGTCGATCCAGTAATGGGTTAATCCCGATCCGCTGCTGGCTAAGGTGTTCAGCTTCAGGCGTAAATGCTCCAGCGGAACCTGGGTGCCGTCATCGAGCGTGGCGTCCGCAATTTCAAAGCGTTCCGGGCCAAAGTCGCCGGATTCTTTAGCGACAGCAAGTTTAATTTTCAGCACCTTGTCGCCAGCCACGCTGCGCGCCAGCTGTGGATCGGCAATGTGCAGGGTGTAAAGCGGCGAGGCGGGCCAGCGGTCATTATCCAGCTGACGGAAGCCCAGCGTCAGGGCACCGCGTACCTGGAAACGCTGACGGGAATCGAGGCTGAACTTCTCGTCATCCAGATCGATATCGCCATACCAGACGTTATCGCTGCTCAGCGCGCCGTTGCTGTCCAGCATCCCCAGATAGCGGATGGTTGAATAGGGCTGGAAATCGCCGGCTTTGAACCAGAAGTTCGCCAGGCGTAAATCCAGCGACAGCAGGCAGAGCATTGCCCCGACGGCGGCGGTAGATTTAGGGTTCTCAATGCGGCCCTGTTTGTTAAACGGATACCAGTCGTTGGTGTGGTAACCGTCCAGCGACAGAATACGACTGACCGGCAGCGGCTGAAGGTGGCGGAACAGCGCCTGCACGCCAGGGAAGCGTGAAGGGCGACCGGTAAGCAGCAGCACATCGCAATCATACACCGCCACCACTTCCGCCATCGAACGCAGGCTGTGGGTGATGTTCATGCGCGGTGACAGGAACTCGGCGTGCAGCTTGCTCAACTTGACGATCAGCGGCACGCGCAGAATATCAAACTCATCGGCTTCACCCGGCAGCTCGCGCTGGATTTCCCGGTTGATGTAATCCAGCAGCTTGCTGGTCGGTGGCAGCGCCAGCAACTCTTCAAAGCGGGCATCCACTTCGGCATTCAGATCCAGCGGATCGAAGCGCTCGTAGGCTTCCAGAATCGCCTGGCCGACCGGAATAAACACCTGTAACGTGACCTGCTGACGCAGCGTGGAGTGCCCATCCAGACGACCTTCATGGCCGAACAGCCGGGTCATCACGCCTTCCGGGTTGACCATACCAGCCTGCTTGAACGCCGCCTGTAAGGCCGGCAGAACATACAGCTGGATCACGTCGAGTAAGATGTCGTCACCGGCCAGCTTAAAGCCTTCACGGAACAGCAGGCGCGGCATGATTTTGACGTTGTTGCCGACGCCATCATCAAGACGGTACTGGGTGATCGCCAGGTCCGTGGTGCCGCCGCCGATATCAATCGAGGCGATGCGCAGGGTTTTGCCAACCGGCTCATCCGCCGCGCGGGCGCGGTCCGGGCGTGCCATGCTGACAAAGAAGGCTTCCGCACGGCCCCCAAAGTTCACCTGGGTTTCATTGTAGAGATAGACCATCTGACCACAGGTGGCTTCATCCCATTCCATCTGCACTTCCGGCACCGGCACCAGGCTTTTGGCCTTATCTTTGGCGCTGGTAAAGTCGTCATCTGCCGGGTGCCAGCCCATCGCTTTCCACACCAGCGCGATGGCTTCGTGCATCCGGCGGCGGAAGATTTCCCGCTCGGGTTTCGGCATCGCCGACGGCAGCGTCAGGATGATGTTGCGTAACTGGCGCGGCGCGCTGCTGTGCAGCATTTTCTGGCGCTGGATGGCGCTGTTCATCTGCATCAGGGCCTGGGCCAGCAGTTCAGACAGCATAAAGCTCATCACCGAGCTGCGGCTGTACTGCGGCAGGAACACCGGCAGACGCTCATCAAACGGTTGGTTATACAGCGGCTGGCCTTCGTCATTGACCAGATTGGTCATCGGCGCGGCGGTGGCCAGCGGCTCCTGGGCGGAGTTGCCCGGCGTCCGGCTGAAGCGCCAGCCCGGCGTGTAGCTCTCTTCATCCCACAGGTAGCGACGCGGGCTGGAGATGCCGGTGGCGCCTTCGGTGCCGAGACGCTGCAGCGCCAGATGGCTGGCTTCGCGGCCCACGCGGGTGATCGATGGCCAGATAAAAGCGTCATCGCGCCCGCTTTCGACCGAGAAGTTCTGTTTGCCAAAGTTGGCCTGGGCAAACTCCACGCGGCTTTCAAACAGCTCGTTAAACAGCTGATGCGGTTCGCTCAGGTTGCGCAGATGCAGTTCATAGGTGTGCTTGAGGCCATGATGATCGTCAACATGCTCTTCCACCATAATGCCGCAGGTGTGCGAGTTGCCGACATCGAGGATCAAGTCCACCGGGATCGCCGGTTCCTGCAGGGTGGCGGCGCTGATTTTTAGCTCTGGCAGATTGAGCTGATCACCGAGCATATGCAGGACATTCAGGTAATGCGCCTGATATTCGAACTCGCGCAGGGCGGCACGAATATTGACCTGCGGGCGGTCTTCCACGCTGGCCGCCTGCTGGCTGAACACTTCGCGCAGCCAGCCGTCAATCCAGGTGTGGTCGAGGAATTCGCCCAGTTCGTTACTGCGATGTGCCAGCGCAAAGCTGACGCCATTTTTGACGTCGCTTTCGTTCAGCGCCAGCGACTCATCTTCACCTTCGGCCCAGACACGGGTTTCAAAGGCCAGGCAGACGCGGTACGAGTTGCCATTCTGATCCGGCTTTTCAAGGGCGATAATCTGCATGCGCGCCCAGTTATCCGGGCCACCTATAAAGGTGCGCGGCGGATTGAAGCGCAGGAAGGGCAGCGGCAGCCAGATGCCGTTCAGCAGCGCAAGGGATTGCGCCAGCGGGAAGCTGAACTCCGGCTTCACCACTTCAGGCGCGGTGCCGGCGTTCACCGGCAGCATATATTTGCCATTTTGCGTGTTGAAGTTCAGGCGCAGCAGCGGGCCGTTGGCGGTCTGGCGGACAAATTTGCCCGGCAGATCGGCGTCCAGCTCAGGCGTCAGCGCAAAGTCGAGGAACTGAATGCCACTGTTCTGAATCAGCGTCATATTCGGTTTAAAATCAGCGATCGTTGCCAGCATCATCATTTACTCTCGCGCTTCATCGTCATCGGTAACACCGTATTGGCATCGTACTGTCCGCTGCATTCGGCTGCGCCAGTCAGGCCTTGTTTACATACCAGGTCCGGCATCTGATAGCGCGAACCGTCACTGCATTTGGCTTTGGTGCGGCTGTTGATCACCAGGTTGCCGGATTTCATCAGGCCGGCATACACATCAACGCGGCACACGATGCCATCGCCCATGGTCATTTTTGCCACGCCTTTGCCAGCTTTCATCTGATAGCGCAGGCTCGGTGGCTTGCCGGTGATCGGGTTCTTACCGCCAACAATCACGCGCCACTGGCCATCAAGGAATTTGGTTGATCCCAGCTTCACCGCATTGGCCGGCAGCACCAGGTCATCTTTCTGCGCGGGTGGCAGGTCGGCGACCGGTTCAGCGGGTTGTTCTGCCGCGGGTGTCGCCGCAGCCGTCGCATCAACCGGGGCAACGGTTGAAGGCGCGACCGGCAGCGCAGGTTTCACGTCGGCAGGCGTTTGCGGTTTAGCGGCTTCA carries:
- a CDS encoding amino acid ABC transporter permease, yielding MDKQLEVVPARYPGRIIGAVVALFILAGVVQSVAFNPRWEWGVFARWFFDPVILHGLGQTLLLTLLGTVFSLAFGGVLALARLSSSWLLSSLAWGYIWLFRSLPLIVVLIILYNFSYLYETLSVGVPFTSLSWGHFQTINVLGQFPAAIIGLTLVQAAYSAEIIRGGFLGVDFGQHEAASALGLSAFRRTFRIILPQALRAIIPTAFNEIISLAKGTAMVYVLAMPELFYTIQMIYNRNQEVIPLLMVGAAWYLIITTVLSVIQHNVESWLARSVTREPKPSRWRQWRTRVTPVTPSEEIVHVRSH
- a CDS encoding amino acid ABC transporter ATP-binding protein, producing MSEAIDYRNVNATGAISITGVSKSFGQHKALNDVSLELEPGSVTVILGPSGSGKSTLLRSINHLERVDEGFIRIDGDYIGYQQRGDKLYELKEKAILRQRINVGYVFQNFNLFPHLSVLENLIEAPIAHRQLSKRDAIIRAGELLDIVGLRHKADAWPRHLSGGQQQRVAIARALMLNPRVMLFDEPTSALDPELVSEVLDVIKKLARSGTTLVIVTHEIGFAREVADHVVFMDEGKIIEQGSSTQVLNNARHERTRRFLARVL
- a CDS encoding ABC transporter substrate-binding protein translates to MMIKANPLWQCSLLAASLTSVIWLSSVTATAAEKLDVLKNETPINAPANPDAIGKIPAGFHFIEPGYLTVATSATNSPPLALLASDNKTRIGSDPDIARLLADSLGLKLRLVPASWEDWPLGIAAGRYDVAMFNIAVTEERKKKFDFATYRSDNHAFSVKANSPIAAINSPKDVAGKRIIVASGTNQERILLSWDQQNREKGLAPVEPIYLTDDASATLSLLSGRADAMFGPHSIAAWKVASRGQTKLVGNGPFRAWVAVTTKKGNGLAPALQTALDGTIAGGQYQQVLQRWGEQDEAIAHSTVNPQGIVY
- a CDS encoding type II toxin-antitoxin system RelE family toxin, whose protein sequence is MVQIYWTGKAAKDLRKLPARDQEAVRSKVNSLGDFPIIGNLDFKKLTDMKNQFRLRVGNYRVLIELHGGTPVVIEILHVLRRNNSTY
- a CDS encoding helix-turn-helix domain-containing protein, which produces MAIQYITNSKGEKLSAIVPMDLFKKLIFNSELDELYEYLETERGPSDNVKYPNEVINIFSSKNCTMQAAWRLYRGMTQKQVAEKLGITQATVSEFEKSEKPRKDNLERLAQLYKCDPEQLTLE
- a CDS encoding virulence factor SrfC family protein is translated as MKPLTPKQLSGTFGKKLETLAKGIERSVSWLESARETSPRLNMEADRLSVRLQRQLNKATNLLEAAGKECAIGFFGLSQAGKSYLITSLAASEKGKTEIALGSSVIDYSVLNPQQLTGTMVVRYSGQQVRVDNEWPVQLALLSEAELVAILADVWSRRCGDQPAVLDEQQISERLKTVSMYRQPEAIDGMNRQDVVALWDRLATSQLCSGKALETHFWPLAIELAPMLGVDDRARLFSLLWNEDRGLTALYRQLAHVLHHVSCVPRVLAPLAALDDASLSILNSNGLRYFNASSDRVIQVVPQHNGRNLQPVNLPLAELALLGREVLMPLYSAPRESLFEQVDMLDYPGFEQPAVLPDDEHHELALAFMTAKRPFLLTRAAEHQDVNLLMVCSAVGHRSETRTVGRVLDNWVKQTQGENTQVRSRRKPGLIWALTPFDQRITRGQNFDAAVQRYVGNPGDVWGSMLAMDEKGVKRMAGWLMTEIRREAKVERLQEQSAEIRRELAENLLGRWYLASEKEEPQARLRIAGSLLKSLQARTGVHGELLERLLPARETLRHLFLQRQNPGERPLVEEYALSEDDPFGIGMSIDLLSDEPVAGLLNAEEQHAAEEPEAEFAQQVYRHWINILRQLPDQGPLLELLGVTKPTLEMLTEELVTASIRLDIEALLVKKLTDHDASGTPVEMMADRQVSRALSVMGDFVAWLGFQHVPEAERPQSKINRGKPIFAKPETQTASLGPGQRLTKLDLKPNNYAAWYIYDWLVGLNEMILQNAGYSAAREINSEQRDELALILKQIGK
- a CDS encoding virulence factor SrfB produces the protein MLATIADFKPNMTLIQNSGIQFLDFALTPELDADLPGKFVRQTANGPLLRLNFNTQNGKYMLPVNAGTAPEVVKPEFSFPLAQSLALLNGIWLPLPFLRFNPPRTFIGGPDNWARMQIIALEKPDQNGNSYRVCLAFETRVWAEGEDESLALNESDVKNGVSFALAHRSNELGEFLDHTWIDGWLREVFSQQAASVEDRPQVNIRAALREFEYQAHYLNVLHMLGDQLNLPELKISAATLQEPAIPVDLILDVGNSHTCGIMVEEHVDDHHGLKHTYELHLRNLSEPHQLFNELFESRVEFAQANFGKQNFSVESGRDDAFIWPSITRVGREASHLALQRLGTEGATGISSPRRYLWDEESYTPGWRFSRTPGNSAQEPLATAAPMTNLVNDEGQPLYNQPFDERLPVFLPQYSRSSVMSFMLSELLAQALMQMNSAIQRQKMLHSSAPRQLRNIILTLPSAMPKPEREIFRRRMHEAIALVWKAMGWHPADDDFTSAKDKAKSLVPVPEVQMEWDEATCGQMVYLYNETQVNFGGRAEAFFVSMARPDRARAADEPVGKTLRIASIDIGGGTTDLAITQYRLDDGVGNNVKIMPRLLFREGFKLAGDDILLDVIQLYVLPALQAAFKQAGMVNPEGVMTRLFGHEGRLDGHSTLRQQVTLQVFIPVGQAILEAYERFDPLDLNAEVDARFEELLALPPTSKLLDYINREIQRELPGEADEFDILRVPLIVKLSKLHAEFLSPRMNITHSLRSMAEVVAVYDCDVLLLTGRPSRFPGVQALFRHLQPLPVSRILSLDGYHTNDWYPFNKQGRIENPKSTAAVGAMLCLLSLDLRLANFWFKAGDFQPYSTIRYLGMLDSNGALSSDNVWYGDIDLDDEKFSLDSRQRFQVRGALTLGFRQLDNDRWPASPLYTLHIADPQLARSVAGDKVLKIKLAVAKESGDFGPERFEIADATLDDGTQVPLEHLRLKLNTLASSGSGLTHYWIDSGSVYKK